In the genome of Bosea sp. BIWAKO-01, the window CCACCCATGGCTCGCGGCCACCATTCTGGCTGGTGGCCTGCTCGCAGCGGGCTATGTCTTTCGCGTCGTCGACCGCGCCCTGGCGACACCGGCAATCGCGCTCGTCGCACAGAAGCCGATCCCGCGCCGCCTCGAACTCGTGGCCCTTGTTCTGGCGCTGGCGGCCGTGCTGCTTGGTTTCGTACCGCTCGAGCCCTTCGGCTTCCTGCAACTGGGGCGCTCGGGTGCCATGACGGCGGTGACGCCATGAACGCTTCCGGCCTGCTTCTTGCCGCTTCGGTGCTCCTGCCGCTCGCCATGGCGGCCTGCTGCATCGTCGGACGCCTCCGGGCCCGCGCGCTGTCGCTGCTCGTTGTGGCGCCCCTGCCAGCCTTGCTCGCGGCGCTTCTGGTGCCGGACGGAACCTCGGCCTTCTTCCCGCCGCCATTCCGGATGTCGCTCGTGCTCGACCGGCCGGGTGCAATCCTGCTCGGCGGCGCCGCCCTGCTCTGGAGCGCAGCGGGCGCCTTCGCGTCGTCCTATATGGGCCGCGAGCCGGCGGCTGCCCGCTTCGCCGTCTGGTGGCTGCTGACGCTGACAGGCAGCCTCGGCCTCTTCATCGTCGGCGATATCGCGAATTTCTACCTGCTCTTCACGCTGGCGAGCCTCGCCGCCTATGGGCTGATCGTGCATGAGCAGAGCGCGCGGGCTCACAGAGCCGGCGTCGTCTATGTCGTGCTGGCACTGCTCGCAGAGGCGTTCCTCCTGCTGGGCTTCGTGATGCTCGCAGCCGGCCACCCGGACGCCAATCCTGCGATCCGGGACGTGGTCGCGTCCCTGCCGTCATCCCCGATGCGCGACAGCATCACCCTCCTGCTCATCCTCGGCTTTGCCTTGAAGATGGGCCTCGTGCCGCTGCATGTCTGGTTGCCGCTCGCCCATCCCGCCGCTCCGATGCCCGCTTCCGCCGTGCTCAGCGGCGTGGTCGTCAAGGCGGGCGTGATCGGCTTGATCCGCTTTCTGCCCTTCGAAACCGGCCTGCCGTTCTGGGGCAACGTGCTGATCGCGGCCGGCATCGTCACCGCGTATTTCGGCGTCATCGTCGGTGTGACCCAGACGCGCGCCAAGACCATCCTGGCCTACTCGACGGTCAGCCAGATGGGCCTGCTCGCCGTGCTCCTCGGTGTCGGGCTCGACAATGCCGATACCGGGGCGACGAGCCTCGTTGCCTATTATGCCGTGCATCACACGCTGGTGAAGGGTGCCCTCTTCCTGGCGGTCGGCATTCTGGCTGCGACCGGCGGGGCGTGGTTGCGGCCTGTCCTGCTACTCACCGGTCTTCTGGCGCTCAGCCTCGGCGGCATGCCCCTGACCAGCGGCGCGCTGGCCAAACTCGCGACCAAGCCGATGCTGGGTTATGGCTATGTCAGCCTCGCCATGGCGCTGGCCGGCGCCGGCAGTACGCTGCTGATGCTACATTTCCTCTCGATCGTGGCACGCGACGCGCGGGAGAATTCCCCGTCCTCCGCGCCTCCCGGACAGCTCCTCCCCTGGCTGACGGTCGCCGCCGCATCGCTGGTGATCCCGTGGATGCTCTATCCCGCGATTGCGGGCGAGAGCATCGCCAGCCTGCTGCAGCCCGCCGCGCTCTGGAAGGTCGTCTGGCCCATGCTGCTGGGGGCGCTTGCCATGCTGCTGGTTCGCCGCATCACGAAGCTGCCTGGCTCCATCCCCGAAGGCGATATTGTCGTGCTGGCAGAAGCCGGCACCTCCGTCGTTCACCGCCTCGCTGCCGGGGTCGAGCAGGCAGACGCCCTGCTGCGCCGCTGGTCGGTGGCGGGTCTGTCGCTCATCGCCGTGGCCGTATTGCTGGGTGCGCTGATGTTCCGAGCCTGAGCCAAAGCGGGTCTGTGCGCTCTGGCGCCCCGGCCATGGTCGGATACAGTGCCCGGCACCCCTCTTTCTGCTGCGGAGCACATGACCCGGCTTCGATGAACGACAGGACAGCGGAGGCCTCGTGCCATGGCCGCTTTGACACACATCATCTCAAGACTGGACCAGACTTGACCCCGATCGAG includes:
- a CDS encoding complex I subunit 5 family protein: MNASGLLLAASVLLPLAMAACCIVGRLRARALSLLVVAPLPALLAALLVPDGTSAFFPPPFRMSLVLDRPGAILLGGAALLWSAAGAFASSYMGREPAAARFAVWWLLTLTGSLGLFIVGDIANFYLLFTLASLAAYGLIVHEQSARAHRAGVVYVVLALLAEAFLLLGFVMLAAGHPDANPAIRDVVASLPSSPMRDSITLLLILGFALKMGLVPLHVWLPLAHPAAPMPASAVLSGVVVKAGVIGLIRFLPFETGLPFWGNVLIAAGIVTAYFGVIVGVTQTRAKTILAYSTVSQMGLLAVLLGVGLDNADTGATSLVAYYAVHHTLVKGALFLAVGILAATGGAWLRPVLLLTGLLALSLGGMPLTSGALAKLATKPMLGYGYVSLAMALAGAGSTLLMLHFLSIVARDARENSPSSAPPGQLLPWLTVAAASLVIPWMLYPAIAGESIASLLQPAALWKVVWPMLLGALAMLLVRRITKLPGSIPEGDIVVLAEAGTSVVHRLAAGVEQADALLRRWSVAGLSLIAVAVLLGALMFRA